In Zingiber officinale cultivar Zhangliang chromosome 3B, Zo_v1.1, whole genome shotgun sequence, a single window of DNA contains:
- the LOC122056231 gene encoding uncharacterized protein LOC122056231 isoform X4 translates to MAWRGSISRSLLNAARYSATRSQPAAASRIRAPPFAVPRLQRRQHSFASPRQKKNRRRNLGELGCMQSFLPLYSTVAAPRLTSHLSVNPRACCELSQGT, encoded by the exons ATGGCGTGGCGAGGTTCCATCTCGCGATCGTTGCTCAACGCCGCGCGGTATTCCGCCACCCGGTCGCAGCCTGCGGCGGCCTCCCGCATCCGCGCTCCGCCTTTCGCAGTCCCTCGCCTCCAGCGCCGCCAGCACTCCTTCGCCTCTCCCCG acaaaaaaaaaatcgtCGTAGGAATCTGGGGGAACTTGGGTGCATGCAGTCCTTCCTTCCGCTTTACAGCACGGTGGCCGCTCCTCGACTCACCTCCCACCTGTCGGTCAACCCGAGGGCGTGTTGTGAGCTCTCTCAGG GTACTTAA
- the LOC122056231 gene encoding uncharacterized protein LOC122056231 isoform X6, with protein sequence MAWRGSISRSLLNAARYSATRSQPAAASRIRAPPFAVPRLQRRQHSFASPRNLGELGCMQSFLPLYSTVAAPRLTSHLSVNPRACCELSQGT encoded by the exons ATGGCGTGGCGAGGTTCCATCTCGCGATCGTTGCTCAACGCCGCGCGGTATTCCGCCACCCGGTCGCAGCCTGCGGCGGCCTCCCGCATCCGCGCTCCGCCTTTCGCAGTCCCTCGCCTCCAGCGCCGCCAGCACTCCTTCGCCTCTCCCCG GAATCTGGGGGAACTTGGGTGCATGCAGTCCTTCCTTCCGCTTTACAGCACGGTGGCCGCTCCTCGACTCACCTCCCACCTGTCGGTCAACCCGAGGGCGTGTTGTGAGCTCTCTCAGG GTACTTAA
- the LOC122056231 gene encoding uncharacterized protein LOC122056231 isoform X1 — MAWRGSISRSLLNAARYSATRSQPAAASRIRAPPFAVPRLQRRQHSFASPRQKKNRRRNLGELGCMQSFLPLYSTVAAPRLTSHLSVNPRACCELSQGIFRRTCQDR, encoded by the exons ATGGCGTGGCGAGGTTCCATCTCGCGATCGTTGCTCAACGCCGCGCGGTATTCCGCCACCCGGTCGCAGCCTGCGGCGGCCTCCCGCATCCGCGCTCCGCCTTTCGCAGTCCCTCGCCTCCAGCGCCGCCAGCACTCCTTCGCCTCTCCCCG acaaaaaaaaaatcgtCGTAGGAATCTGGGGGAACTTGGGTGCATGCAGTCCTTCCTTCCGCTTTACAGCACGGTGGCCGCTCCTCGACTCACCTCCCACCTGTCGGTCAACCCGAGGGCGTGTTGTGAGCTCTCTCAGGGTATCTTCCGTCGCACTTGTCAAGATCGCTA G
- the LOC122056231 gene encoding uncharacterized protein LOC122056231 isoform X3, which produces MAWRGSISRSLLNAARYSATRSQPAAASRIRAPPFAVPRLQRRQHSFASPRNLGELGCMQSFLPLYSTVAAPRLTSHLSVNPRACCELSQGIFRRTCQDR; this is translated from the exons ATGGCGTGGCGAGGTTCCATCTCGCGATCGTTGCTCAACGCCGCGCGGTATTCCGCCACCCGGTCGCAGCCTGCGGCGGCCTCCCGCATCCGCGCTCCGCCTTTCGCAGTCCCTCGCCTCCAGCGCCGCCAGCACTCCTTCGCCTCTCCCCG GAATCTGGGGGAACTTGGGTGCATGCAGTCCTTCCTTCCGCTTTACAGCACGGTGGCCGCTCCTCGACTCACCTCCCACCTGTCGGTCAACCCGAGGGCGTGTTGTGAGCTCTCTCAGGGTATCTTCCGTCGCACTTGTCAAGATCGCTA G
- the LOC122056231 gene encoding uncharacterized protein LOC122056231 isoform X2 produces MAWRGSISRSLLNAARYSATRSQPAAASRIRAPPFAVPRLQRRQHSFASPRQKKNRRRNLGELGCMQSFLPLYSTVAAPRLTSHLSVNPRACCELSQGKNGKDG; encoded by the exons ATGGCGTGGCGAGGTTCCATCTCGCGATCGTTGCTCAACGCCGCGCGGTATTCCGCCACCCGGTCGCAGCCTGCGGCGGCCTCCCGCATCCGCGCTCCGCCTTTCGCAGTCCCTCGCCTCCAGCGCCGCCAGCACTCCTTCGCCTCTCCCCG acaaaaaaaaaatcgtCGTAGGAATCTGGGGGAACTTGGGTGCATGCAGTCCTTCCTTCCGCTTTACAGCACGGTGGCCGCTCCTCGACTCACCTCCCACCTGTCGGTCAACCCGAGGGCGTGTTGTGAGCTCTCTCAGG GGAAAAATGGAAAAGATGGTTGA
- the LOC122056231 gene encoding uncharacterized protein LOC122056231 isoform X5: protein MAWRGSISRSLLNAARYSATRSQPAAASRIRAPPFAVPRLQRRQHSFASPRNLGELGCMQSFLPLYSTVAAPRLTSHLSVNPRACCELSQGKNGKDG, encoded by the exons ATGGCGTGGCGAGGTTCCATCTCGCGATCGTTGCTCAACGCCGCGCGGTATTCCGCCACCCGGTCGCAGCCTGCGGCGGCCTCCCGCATCCGCGCTCCGCCTTTCGCAGTCCCTCGCCTCCAGCGCCGCCAGCACTCCTTCGCCTCTCCCCG GAATCTGGGGGAACTTGGGTGCATGCAGTCCTTCCTTCCGCTTTACAGCACGGTGGCCGCTCCTCGACTCACCTCCCACCTGTCGGTCAACCCGAGGGCGTGTTGTGAGCTCTCTCAGG GGAAAAATGGAAAAGATGGTTGA